Within the Kiloniellales bacterium genome, the region AGCGTACAGGCGCCGCGCGGCGCGTCGGCCGGCAGGAACCAGCCGTGCAGCGCCACGCCGTCGCCGGAGCGGAAGTCGACCTCGCGGTAGACGAGCCCGATCCTGTCGGGCGTGCGGACATGCTCCGAGGTCGGATGGAAGAACGCGCCCGTGCAGCCTGCCAAGGGGAGCGCAAGCGCAGCGAAGAAGAACAGAAGCAGCCTGGGGCCTGATCGGCGATTTCGGGCGCGGGCCTTTGCGGCACCGGCGCGGCCGCTCACTGCCAATCCAACACCACTTTTCCGCTCTGCCCCGAGCGCATGACGTCGAAGCCTTCCTGGAATTCCTCGAAGGGGAAGGCGTGGGTCAGCAGCGGCTGCACGTCAAGGCCGCTCTGCAGCATCGAGGTCATCTTGTACCAGGTCTCGAAGATCTCCCGGCCGTAGATGCCCTTCAAGGTCAGGCTCTTGAAGATCACCTGATGCCAGTCGATCGTCGAGTCGCCCGGCGGGATCCCGAGCATGGCGACGTGCCCGCCGTGGATCATGACGTCGAGCATGTCGCGGAAGGCGGTCGGGTTGCCGGACATCTCGAGGCCGACGTCGAAGCCTTCCAGCATGCCCAGGTCTTCCATCGCATCCTTGACCGTCTCTCGGGTGACGTTGAGCGCGCGGGTCGCCCCCATCCTGCTGGCCAGGCCGAGGCGGTAGTCGTTGACGTCGGTCACCACCACGTGGCGCGCGCCGACGTGGCGCGCGATGGCCACCGCCATGATGCCGATCGGCCCGGCACCGGTGACCAGAACGTCCTCGCCGACCAGATCGAAGGAGAGCGCCGTATGGGTCGCGTTGCCCAGAGGGTCGAGAATGGCCGCGACCTCATCGCTGATCGAATCGGGCAGGTGGTAGGCGTTCATCGCCGGAATCACCAGGTACTCGGCAAAGGCGCCCGGACGGTTGACCCCGACACCTTGGGTGTGGGCGCAGAGATGTCGCCGCCCGGCGCGGCAGTTGCGGCATTGGCCGCAGGTGATGTGGCCCTCGCCCGATACCCGGTCGCCCGGCTTGAAGCCGGCCACCTCGCTGCCGACCTGCTCGACCACCCCGCAGAACTCGTGGCCGACGGTCATCGGCACGGGGATGGTCTCGCGCGACCATTCGTCCCAGTTGTAGATGTGAACGTCGGTACCGCAGATCGCCGTCTTGCGCACGCGCACCAGGAGGTCGTTGTGGCCGACGCGCGGACGCTCCACCTCCTCCAGCCAGAGGCCTTCCTCGGGCCTGCTCTTGACCAGCGCCTTCATTGTCGCCACGGCTCTCTCTCCTCAGGAAATGACGCCCAGGTCGCGGCCGACCTTGGCGAAGGCCGCGAGCGCCTGGTCGATATGGGACTCCTCGTGGGCCGCGGACATCTGGGTGCGGATCCGCGCCTGGCCGCGCGGCACCACCGGGAAGGAGAAGCCGATCACGTAGATCCCCTCGTCCAGCAGGCGCGCCGCCATGTCCTGGGCCAGCTTGGCGTCGCCCAGCATGACCGGAATGATGGGATGCTCGCCGGGCACCAGGCTGAAGCCCAGGGCCTCCAGGCCGGCGCGAAAGCGCCGCCCGTTGGCGAACAGCCGCTCGCGCAGGTCTCCGCCGGTCTCCAGCAGGTCGAGCACGCTGATCGAGGCGGCGGCGATCGCCGGCATCAACGCGTTGGAGAAGAGATAGGGCCGCGAGCGCTGGCGTAGCCACGCGATCACCTCGTTGCGGCCCGAGGTGTAGCCGCCCGACGCGCCGCCGAGCGCCTTGCCCAGGGTCCCGGTCACGATGTCGACCTGGTCGGCGACGCCGAAGTGTTCCGGCGTGCCGCGGCCCCCGGCCCCCATGAAGCCGACCGCGTGGGAATCGTCGACCATCACCAGGGCCCGGTGCCGCTCGGCCAGCTCACAGATGGCCGGCAGGTTGGCGATCGTGCCGTCCATGGAGAACACGCCGTCGGTCGCGATCAGCCGGAAGCGGCAGTCCGCGGCCTCCGACAGCTTGGCCTCCAGCTCCTTCATGTCGTTGTTGGCGTAGCGCAGGCGGCGCGCCTTGCAGAGGCGAATGCCGTCGATGATGCTGGCGTGGTTCAGCGCATCGCTGATCACCGCGTCGCGCTCGTCCAGCAAAGTCTCGAACAGGCCGGTGTTGGCGTCGAAGCAGGACGAGTAGAGGATCGTATCCTCGGTGCCGAGGAAGGCCGAGAGGCGGGCCTCCAGCTCCTTGTGAACCGTCTGGGTGCCGCAGATGAAACGCACCGATGACATGCCGTAGCCGAGTCGGGTCAGGGCCTCCCGGGCCGCCTCAACCACCACGGGATGGCTGGAGAGCCCGAGATAATTGTTGGCGCAAAAGTTGATGACTTCCCGGCCGTCCGCTTCGATCGCGGCGGCCTGGGGCGTGGCGATGCTGCGCTCGGCCTTGTAAAGCCCGGCCTCCGCCAGAGCCGCCGTCTCGCTTCGCAGGTGGTCGAGAAAGCTCCGATCCATGGGTTCCGCCCTACCCTCCGATGCTGTAGTTTAGCGCCTTGAAACTCTCGGCGGTTAGCATAACTCCCTGAGGCGGCCAAGGCACGCGGCCGGGCCTTGGAACGCCGGACCGCCCGCCCTCGTATAACGGGCTGGGCAGTATCAGGAGCCAAAAATTGCAGCCATTCAAACCACTTGCCGCCATTCTCCCTGCCGTCATGGCCGCACTTCTGCTGAGCGCGCCGGCGAGGGCCGAGAACCCCAAGGGTCTCGTGCTGTCCTACGAGATGTGGCAGGGCGGCTTTCAGCCCTTTAAAATTGAAGTTCAATTCAACAACACTACCTCAAATTACAGAGCCGCCTTCGTGGCCGAGACCAGCGGCGTCGTCGGCTGGGCCTATCCCTACCGGGTCCAGGCCCGGAGCCAGGGCCGCAATGGCGGCGACCGGCTCTGGCCGGCCAGCTTCCAGAGCGCCATGCGCAAGCCGGGAGATCAACGGTCCCGCTGGATCACCTACCGCGACGGCATGCCCGAGCCCCGCTTCGACCCGCCGCGCAACGGCACGTCCAACGACGAGCCGACTGGAGACCAGATCGACGGTACGATGGACCCGGTCAGCGGACTCGTGTCGATCATCGACCGGGTCAGCAAGTCCGGCCGCTGCGCCGGCACGGCGCCGGTCTACGACGGCAAGAAGCTCTACCTGCTGCACGCGAGCGACCATGGCACGCGGCGCCTGGAGCCGACCGAGTTCGGCGTCTTCGCCGGCGAGGCGATGGTGTGCCGGGTGCAGGTCCAGAGGGTCGCCGGGTTCCGCAAGAAGAAGAAGCGTTTCGGCCTGCAGTACATGCCCAAGAACCTGGACATCCTGATGGCGCCGGTAGTCCCGGGCTACGGCCCGGTGCCGGTGCGCATGGAGGGCGAGAGCGACCTGGGAGGCATCGTCATTCACCTGGTCTCCGTCGGGCGGGAAACCGAAGCCTGGGAGGCCATGGCGCCGAGAGACGGCAAGAAGGACCGATCGAACCCGGATCGCGAGGGCCGCCCGGAACACCGCTGATAGGCCG harbors:
- the tdh gene encoding L-threonine 3-dehydrogenase → MKALVKSRPEEGLWLEEVERPRVGHNDLLVRVRKTAICGTDVHIYNWDEWSRETIPVPMTVGHEFCGVVEQVGSEVAGFKPGDRVSGEGHITCGQCRNCRAGRRHLCAHTQGVGVNRPGAFAEYLVIPAMNAYHLPDSISDEVAAILDPLGNATHTALSFDLVGEDVLVTGAGPIGIMAVAIARHVGARHVVVTDVNDYRLGLASRMGATRALNVTRETVKDAMEDLGMLEGFDVGLEMSGNPTAFRDMLDVMIHGGHVAMLGIPPGDSTIDWHQVIFKSLTLKGIYGREIFETWYKMTSMLQSGLDVQPLLTHAFPFEEFQEGFDVMRSGQSGKVVLDWQ
- a CDS encoding glycine C-acetyltransferase encodes the protein MDRSFLDHLRSETAALAEAGLYKAERSIATPQAAAIEADGREVINFCANNYLGLSSHPVVVEAAREALTRLGYGMSSVRFICGTQTVHKELEARLSAFLGTEDTILYSSCFDANTGLFETLLDERDAVISDALNHASIIDGIRLCKARRLRYANNDMKELEAKLSEAADCRFRLIATDGVFSMDGTIANLPAICELAERHRALVMVDDSHAVGFMGAGGRGTPEHFGVADQVDIVTGTLGKALGGASGGYTSGRNEVIAWLRQRSRPYLFSNALMPAIAAASISVLDLLETGGDLRERLFANGRRFRAGLEALGFSLVPGEHPIIPVMLGDAKLAQDMAARLLDEGIYVIGFSFPVVPRGQARIRTQMSAAHEESHIDQALAAFAKVGRDLGVIS
- a CDS encoding DUF3108 domain-containing protein; its protein translation is MQPFKPLAAILPAVMAALLLSAPARAENPKGLVLSYEMWQGGFQPFKIEVQFNNTTSNYRAAFVAETSGVVGWAYPYRVQARSQGRNGGDRLWPASFQSAMRKPGDQRSRWITYRDGMPEPRFDPPRNGTSNDEPTGDQIDGTMDPVSGLVSIIDRVSKSGRCAGTAPVYDGKKLYLLHASDHGTRRLEPTEFGVFAGEAMVCRVQVQRVAGFRKKKKRFGLQYMPKNLDILMAPVVPGYGPVPVRMEGESDLGGIVIHLVSVGRETEAWEAMAPRDGKKDRSNPDREGRPEHR